Proteins encoded together in one Apis cerana isolate GH-2021 linkage group LG4, AcerK_1.0, whole genome shotgun sequence window:
- the LOC107999055 gene encoding uncharacterized protein LOC107999055, which yields MVRSREMACGISFEATATSTVLFLLVLLKAALVWDEVHGAPAKRNDILAGTEFLSVFINGAMATPPQRRRGFRRGGQSATSGDSATAESHQHEASIYRISRNPGNRQVVPRARNTSGREEVVRFYPISHKTLENRQQNLASLIDELTTTGDISSTRLAPQSSISATTTATSTGTTREKSRTNATTTSVNSTNKGVVGRQKVIGVSVTSTVEATPYKVRVEHYDNTDATVVSRPPSSISISSKDVTKETRNGTARASTTTRTTTARTTSTTISATTTTTVLSTRTTTTTTTTTTPSSSSFVTEDLSNIVSESNRSEFSVDEGSPSTSWRSANHQSSITPGPLAKHTPSFAQHRKTNGTTGRSVSSGDTITLPAEDNYELPEENEEPKEPSEEPVEVQSERYQAVQGRKAGRHFDASHYNRPSNKMYGQSSKGYNKSPRPYSEPAKSYSEPAKVYSEPEKVYGEPAKVYSEPAKVYSEPAKVYGEPAKVYSEPAKVYSEPEKVYSEPSKVYSEPAKVYSEPAKVYSQPAKVYSEPSKLYDSEGHPLNRQGEPDEQNYEVDESVSVSSNGNVHGPQMMLTEPSNASEVEDGHKVGYVVEGRNYRKYRVEERTPDGFIVGEYGVVSHDDGSLRGVRYTADGTINPRLIYDALMKFLAL from the exons ATGGTTCGATCGCGAGAAATGGCGTGCGGAATATCGTTCGAAGCGACTGCCACGAGCACGGTACTTTTCCTGCTG GTACTGCTGAAGGCGGCACTGGTGTGGGACGAAGTACACGGTGCTCCAGCGAAGAGGAACGACATACTCGCGGGCACGGAATTCCTGTCCGTTTTCATAAACGGCGCCATGGCGACACCACCGCAGCGGCGCAGAGGTTTCAGACGCGGAGGACAGTCGGCCACGTCAGGAGACAGCGCGACAGCGGAATCTCATCAGCACGAGGCGtcgatttatcgaatatcGCGCAATCCCGGAAACAGACAGGTGGTCCCAAGAGCGAGGAACACAAGCGGGCGTGAAGAGGTGGTTCGATTCTATCCCATAAGTCACAAAACGTTGGAGAACAGGCAGCAGAATCTGGCGTCGTTGATCGACGAGTTGACCACCACCGGCGACATATCCTCGACGAGGCTTGCTCCCCAGAGTTCGATTAGCGCGACGACGACAGCCACGTCGACAGGCACTACGCGGGAGAAGTCGAGGACGaacgcgacgacgacgagcgTCAACTCGACCAACAAAGGGGTCGTAGGTCGGCAAAAGGTTATAGGCGTCAGCGTGACGTCCACCGTCGAGGCCACGCCGTACAAGGTCAGGGTGGAACATTACGACAATACGGACGCGACGGTCGTCTCGCGGCCTCCGAGCTCCATCTCGATCTCGTCCAAAGACGTTACGAAGGAGACAAGGAACGGCACGGCGAGGGCTTCCACAACCACGAGGACCACGACCGCGAGAACAACGTCGACTACGATCAGCGCGACAACCACGACCACTGTCCTTTCCACGAGGACGACCACGACTACCACGACCACGACCACACCATCGTCCTCCAGCTTCGTCACGGAGGATCTTAGCAACATCGTATCCGAGTCGAACAGGAGCGAGTTTTCCGTGGACGAGGGATCGCCCAGCACCAGTTGGCGATCAGCCAATCATCAGAGCTCGATCACGCCTGGCCCACTCGCCAAACACACCCCGTCGTTCGCCCAACATCGAAAGACGAACGGCACCACTGGAAGAAGCGTTTCCTCCGGGGATACGATCACTCTGCCAGCGGAGGACAACTACGAATTACCCGAGGAGAACGAGGAACCTAAAGAGCCGAGCGAGGAGCCCGTAGAGGTACAATCGGAACGGTACCAGGCGGTGCAAGGACGAAAGGCAGGCAGACACTTCGACGCTTCCCACTACAATCGACCGAGTAACAAGATGTACGGCCAATCGTCGAAGGGCTACAACAAATCACCACGACCGTACAGCGAGCCGGCCAAGTCCTACAGCGAGCCGGCCAAAGTGTACAGCGAGCCTGAGAAAGTGTACGGGGAGCCGGCCAAGGTGTACAGCGAGCCGGCCAAGGTTTACAGCGAGCCGGCCAAAGTGTACGGTGAGCCTGCCAAGGTGTACAGCGAGCCTGCCAAGGTCTACAGCGAGCCTGAAAAGGTGTATTCCGAACCGTCGAAAGTCTACTCGGAACCTGCCAAGGTATACTCTGAACCTGCCAAGGTGTACTCTCAACCGGCCAAGGTGTACAGCGAGCCTAGCAAGCTCTACGATTCCGAGGGACACCCGTTGAATCGGCAGGGAGAACCTGACGAGCAGAATTACGAAGTAGACGAGTCGGTGAGCGTGAGCAGCAATGGAAACGTGCACGGGCCCCAGATGATGCTCACCGAACCTTCGAACGCCTCCGAGGTGGAGGATGGCCACAAAGTGGGCTACGTGGTCGAGGGTAGGAATTACAGGAAGTACAGAGTCGAGGAGAGGACTCCGGATGGCTTCATCGTTGGGGAATACGGGGTCGTGAGCCATGACGATGGTTCCTTGAGGGGTGTCAGGTACACTGCGGATGGTACCATCAACCCTCGGTTAATTTATGACGCGCTGATGAAATTTCTGGCCTTGTGA